A single region of the Yersinia entomophaga genome encodes:
- the dsdC gene encoding DNA-binding transcriptional regulator DsdC — MYPENAYIHRNQLLNGYQLSKLYTFEVAARHKSFALAANELSISPSAVSHRINGLEDELGFKLFQRFHRRIELTSEGERVFWALKSSLDYLNQEVLEIKNQELSGTLTVYSRPSIAQCWLVPKLADFAHHYPAINLNIMTGNDNVNFLGGGIDLAIYYDDKTPEKLSYEHLMDESMVPVCSPEYAEKHQLYGNLINLRQCTLLHDRQAWSRDSDISEWQDWSRRTGVTLDTTQRSMGFDRSDLAILAAINHVGIAMGRKKLVARRLANQELIMPFPGMEVVCEQRYYISTLSERQWPKINVFIQWLKKMADKS, encoded by the coding sequence ATGTACCCGGAAAACGCCTATATCCACCGCAATCAACTTCTTAATGGCTATCAGCTATCAAAACTCTATACGTTTGAAGTTGCGGCTCGGCATAAATCTTTTGCCTTAGCGGCCAATGAGTTATCAATTAGTCCCAGCGCCGTAAGCCATCGTATAAATGGCCTCGAAGATGAATTGGGGTTTAAATTATTCCAGCGGTTTCACCGGAGAATTGAGTTAACCAGTGAAGGCGAACGGGTATTTTGGGCGCTGAAATCCTCCCTTGATTACCTTAATCAGGAAGTTCTAGAAATTAAAAATCAGGAGTTATCCGGCACTCTTACAGTCTATTCTCGCCCGTCGATTGCCCAATGCTGGCTGGTGCCTAAACTCGCTGATTTTGCTCATCATTATCCGGCCATCAACCTGAATATTATGACCGGAAATGACAACGTCAATTTTCTCGGCGGTGGCATAGATCTGGCCATTTACTACGATGATAAAACGCCGGAAAAGTTGTCGTATGAACACCTGATGGATGAGTCAATGGTGCCAGTGTGTAGCCCAGAATATGCGGAAAAACATCAGCTTTATGGAAATTTGATCAATCTACGCCAATGTACGCTTCTACACGATCGACAGGCATGGAGCCGGGACTCGGATATCAGTGAATGGCAGGATTGGAGCCGACGAACCGGAGTTACGCTGGATACCACACAGCGCAGTATGGGATTTGATCGTTCTGATTTAGCCATTCTCGCAGCAATCAACCACGTGGGTATCGCCATGGGGAGAAAAAAACTGGTAGCGCGTCGTCTGGCAAATCAGGAGTTGATTATGCCCTTCCCAGGGATGGAAGTGGTATGCGAACAGCGCTATTACATTTCGACGTTATCAGAACGCCAGTGGCCAAAAATTAACGTTTTTATCCAATGGTTAAAGAAAATGGCCGATAAATCATAA